The following are from one region of the Streptomyces rubrogriseus genome:
- a CDS encoding GntR family transcriptional regulator, which produces MTSFAPDSIVLNRKLPLWYQVSQSLRASILGRSPRDPLRLPTEEQLAGHYGVSVLTMRQALKELEDEGLITRHRRRGTFIEPHARRGAPVRLLGSVDAIVAQQSGMKAELLDHGTAPVPSELAEYFPRVPEVALYHRLRCDEKTGEPTNHARNYVRPELAARIDLDDLARWPMTKVLRDVVGMDISRITDTVEARLADPETARLLEVPLLSPILHYTGITYDLEGRVLDVAVIHYRGDRFSFTVTLDAT; this is translated from the coding sequence GTGACCTCCTTCGCCCCGGACTCCATCGTCCTGAACCGCAAGCTGCCGCTCTGGTACCAGGTGTCGCAGTCGCTGCGCGCCTCGATACTCGGCCGCTCGCCCCGGGACCCGCTGCGCCTGCCCACCGAGGAGCAGCTGGCCGGGCACTACGGGGTGAGCGTGCTGACCATGCGGCAGGCGCTGAAGGAGCTGGAGGACGAGGGGCTGATCACCCGCCACCGCCGGCGGGGCACGTTCATCGAGCCGCACGCCCGGCGGGGCGCCCCGGTGCGGCTGCTCGGCTCGGTGGACGCGATCGTGGCGCAGCAGTCCGGGATGAAGGCCGAGCTGCTGGACCACGGCACCGCGCCGGTGCCGTCCGAACTCGCCGAGTACTTCCCCCGGGTGCCGGAGGTGGCGCTGTACCACCGGCTGCGCTGCGACGAGAAGACCGGCGAGCCGACCAACCACGCCCGCAACTACGTCCGTCCCGAACTGGCCGCGCGCATCGACCTGGACGACCTCGCCCGGTGGCCGATGACGAAGGTGCTGCGGGACGTGGTGGGCATGGACATCAGCCGGATCACCGACACCGTCGAGGCCCGGCTCGCGGACCCGGAGACGGCACGGCTGCTCGAAGTCCCGCTGCTCAGCCCGATCCTGCACTACACGGGCATCACCTACGACCTCGAGGGCCGGGTCCTGGACGTGGCGGTCATCCACTACCGGGGCGACCGCTTCTCCTTCACGGTCACCCTGGATGCCACGTGA
- the hmgA gene encoding homogentisate 1,2-dioxygenase: MSGDARKTAEGLAYLSGFGNEHASEAVAGALPEGRNSPQRAPLGLYAEQLSGTAFTEPRAHNRRSWLYRIRPSAAHPAFTRAGNGTIRTAPFNQAVPDPNRLRWNPLPVPGPATDFVEGLWTLGGNGDATQRTGMAVHLYHATASMERVFSDADGELLIVPERGGLLLRTEFGLLHAEPGHVALIPRGVRFRVELLDEDARGYVCENYGAPFQLPDLGPIGANGLANARDFRAPVAAYEDDESAPGPVEVVNKFCGNLWTAEYDHSPLDVVAWHGNHVPYVYDLRRFNVIGSISYDHPDPSIFTVLTSPSDTPGLAGVDFVVFAPRWLVGEDTFRPPYFHRNVMSEYMGLIEGAYDAKAEGFVPGGGSLHNMMSAHGPDRETFDRASAAELKPQRIDDGLAFMFETRWPVTLTPQAARAEHLQPRYDDVWQGLERHFRPLH, translated from the coding sequence ATGAGCGGGGACGCGCGGAAGACCGCGGAGGGGCTGGCCTATCTGTCCGGTTTCGGCAACGAGCACGCCTCGGAGGCCGTGGCGGGCGCGCTGCCCGAGGGCCGGAACTCGCCGCAGCGGGCGCCGCTGGGCCTGTACGCGGAACAGCTGAGCGGCACGGCGTTCACGGAGCCGAGGGCGCACAACCGGCGCTCGTGGCTGTACCGGATCCGCCCGTCGGCCGCGCACCCCGCGTTCACCCGTGCGGGCAACGGCACGATCCGCACCGCGCCCTTCAACCAGGCCGTGCCGGACCCGAACCGGCTGCGCTGGAACCCGCTGCCGGTGCCCGGGCCCGCCACGGACTTCGTCGAGGGGCTGTGGACGCTCGGCGGCAACGGCGACGCGACCCAGCGCACCGGCATGGCCGTGCACCTGTACCACGCCACCGCGTCCATGGAGCGCGTCTTCAGCGACGCGGACGGCGAGCTGCTGATCGTCCCGGAGCGCGGCGGCCTGCTGCTGCGCACCGAGTTCGGGCTGCTGCACGCCGAGCCGGGACACGTGGCGCTGATCCCGCGCGGGGTCCGCTTCCGCGTGGAGCTGCTGGACGAGGACGCCCGCGGCTACGTCTGCGAGAACTACGGCGCGCCGTTCCAGCTCCCCGACCTGGGGCCGATCGGCGCCAACGGTCTGGCCAACGCCCGGGACTTCCGCGCGCCGGTCGCCGCGTACGAGGACGACGAGAGCGCGCCGGGCCCGGTGGAGGTGGTCAACAAGTTCTGCGGCAACCTCTGGACGGCCGAGTACGACCACTCCCCGCTGGACGTCGTCGCCTGGCACGGCAATCACGTGCCCTACGTCTACGACCTGCGCCGTTTCAACGTCATCGGCTCCATCTCGTACGACCACCCGGACCCGTCGATCTTCACGGTGCTCACCTCCCCGTCGGACACGCCGGGACTGGCGGGTGTGGACTTCGTGGTGTTCGCGCCGCGCTGGCTGGTGGGCGAGGACACCTTCCGGCCGCCGTACTTCCACCGGAACGTGATGAGCGAGTACATGGGCCTGATCGAGGGCGCCTACGACGCGAAGGCGGAAGGCTTCGTGCCGGGCGGCGGTTCGCTGCACAACATGATGTCGGCGCACGGCCCGGACCGGGAGACCTTCGACCGGGCGAGCGCCGCCGAGCTGAAGCCGCAGCGGATCGACGACGGACTGGCGTTCATGTTCGAGACGCGGTGGCCGGTGACCCTCACCCCGCAGGCGGCCCGTGCGGAGCACCTCCAGCCCCGCTACGACGACGTCTGGCAGGGCCTGGAGCGGCACTTCCGCCCCTTGCACTGA
- a CDS encoding TetR/AcrR family transcriptional regulator: MRTVSHATPLRRAPVQRRSAERLTRILDACADLLDEVGYDALSTRAVALRADVPIGSVYRFFGNKRQMADALAQRNLERYAERVTERLTETDSGPDGGGWRGALDAVLDEYLAMKRTAPGFSLIDFGNQIPVGDRHAVPNHRVAERLTELLSGYLGRRPDDDLRRVFLVAVETADTLVQLAFRVAPDGDEKIIEEARELLRAYLGRVLD, translated from the coding sequence ATGAGGACCGTGTCCCACGCGACCCCGCTCCGCCGTGCCCCCGTGCAGCGACGCAGCGCCGAACGGCTGACCCGGATCCTCGACGCCTGCGCCGACCTCCTCGACGAGGTCGGTTACGACGCCCTCAGCACCCGGGCCGTGGCGCTGCGCGCGGACGTGCCCATCGGGTCGGTGTACCGCTTCTTCGGCAACAAGCGCCAGATGGCCGACGCCCTGGCCCAGCGCAACCTGGAACGCTACGCGGAGCGGGTGACCGAACGGCTGACGGAGACGGACTCGGGGCCGGACGGCGGCGGCTGGCGCGGTGCGCTGGACGCCGTGCTCGACGAGTACCTGGCGATGAAGCGGACCGCGCCCGGCTTCTCCCTGATCGACTTCGGCAACCAGATCCCGGTCGGCGACCGCCACGCCGTACCCAACCACCGCGTCGCCGAGCGGCTCACCGAACTGCTCTCCGGCTACCTGGGTCGCCGCCCCGACGACGACCTGCGCCGCGTCTTCCTCGTGGCCGTGGAGACCGCCGACACCCTCGTGCAGCTCGCCTTCCGGGTCGCGCCGGACGGGGACGAGAAGATCATCGAGGAGGCCCGGGAACTGCTGCGGGCGTACCTGGGCCGCGTGCTCGACTGA
- a CDS encoding molybdopterin-dependent oxidoreductase, with product MPRTALRICPLCEATCGLALTVDGSTVTAARGDRDDVFSRGFICPKGASFGAVDSDPDRLRAPLVRRNGELREATWEEAFDAVAAGVRPLVEQYGPHSVGVVLGNPNVHTMAGALYPNVLLGALGSRSLFTASTLDQMPKHVSSGLLFGDANAIPVPDLDRTDHLLLIGANPLESNGSLCTAPDFPGRLKALRARGGTLTVIDPRRTRTAKLADRHVAIRPGTDALLLAAMVHVLYEEGLVDLGALAPHVEGVDDVAAAVRDFTPESVAAPCDVEPDVTRALARELAAARTAAVYGRIGSCTVPHGTLASWLVDVLNILTGNLDRPGGALFPQAATDRTPRPAGPGRGFALGRWRSRVSGHPEAKGELPLSALAEEIDTATDAGEPVRALLTVAANPVLSAPDGDRLDKALDSLDFMVSVDPYLNETSRHAHVVLPPPPPAQSPHHDFAFNTLAVRNQVRYTRPAVPLEPGRMAETEILARLTLAVGGAHGTDPAAVDAMVIEQTLARSVREPHSPVYGRDPAEPTALLTGENGPERRLDLMLRLGPYGDGFGARPDGLTLERLLAHPHGIDLGPLRPRLPQPLKTRSGKVELLPAPIAADLPRLARARDERPAGLVLVGRRHLRSNNSWMHNVPALTGGSNRCTLHVHPEDAARLGLRGAQPVRVKGPGGAVTVPAEVTDAVRPGVVSLPHGWGHDRPGTRQTHAATDPGVNVNQLLDGSALDPLSGNAVLNGVPVTLTALTGAEL from the coding sequence GTGCCCCGCACCGCCCTGCGTATCTGCCCCCTGTGCGAGGCCACCTGCGGCCTGGCCCTCACCGTCGACGGCAGCACGGTCACCGCCGCCCGCGGCGACCGCGACGACGTCTTCAGCCGGGGCTTCATCTGCCCCAAGGGCGCCTCCTTCGGAGCCGTCGACTCCGACCCCGACCGGCTGCGCGCGCCGCTGGTGCGCAGGAACGGCGAACTGCGCGAAGCCACCTGGGAGGAGGCCTTCGACGCGGTCGCCGCCGGCGTCCGGCCCCTCGTCGAGCAGTACGGCCCGCACTCCGTCGGCGTGGTCCTCGGCAACCCGAACGTCCACACCATGGCGGGCGCCCTCTACCCGAACGTCCTGCTCGGCGCCCTCGGCAGCCGCAGCCTCTTCACCGCGTCCACGCTCGACCAGATGCCCAAGCACGTCTCCAGCGGACTGCTCTTCGGCGACGCCAACGCCATCCCGGTGCCCGACCTCGACCGCACCGACCACCTCCTGCTCATCGGCGCCAACCCGCTGGAGTCCAACGGCAGTCTGTGCACCGCCCCCGACTTCCCCGGCCGGCTCAAGGCGCTCAGGGCCCGCGGCGGCACCCTCACCGTCATCGACCCGCGCCGCACCCGCACCGCGAAGCTCGCCGACCGGCACGTGGCGATCCGTCCCGGCACCGACGCGCTGCTGCTGGCCGCGATGGTCCACGTGCTGTACGAGGAGGGGCTGGTGGACCTCGGCGCACTCGCCCCGCACGTCGAGGGAGTGGACGACGTCGCGGCCGCCGTACGCGACTTCACCCCCGAGTCCGTCGCCGCCCCCTGCGACGTGGAACCGGACGTGACGCGCGCCCTCGCCCGCGAACTCGCCGCCGCCCGCACCGCCGCCGTCTACGGCCGCATCGGCAGCTGCACCGTCCCGCACGGCACCCTCGCCAGCTGGCTCGTGGACGTCCTCAACATCCTCACCGGCAACCTCGACCGGCCCGGCGGCGCGCTCTTCCCGCAGGCCGCCACCGACCGGACCCCGCGCCCCGCCGGACCCGGCCGCGGCTTCGCGCTCGGCCGCTGGCGCTCCCGGGTGAGCGGGCACCCCGAGGCGAAGGGCGAACTGCCGCTGTCCGCCCTCGCCGAGGAGATCGACACCGCCACCGACGCGGGCGAGCCCGTCCGCGCGCTGCTCACCGTCGCCGCCAACCCCGTCCTGTCCGCGCCCGACGGCGACCGGCTCGACAAGGCGCTGGACTCCCTCGACTTCATGGTGAGCGTCGACCCCTACCTCAACGAGACCTCCCGCCACGCCCACGTCGTCCTGCCGCCGCCCCCGCCCGCCCAGAGCCCGCACCACGACTTCGCCTTCAACACCCTTGCCGTGCGCAACCAGGTCCGCTACACCCGCCCCGCCGTCCCGCTGGAGCCCGGCAGGATGGCCGAGACGGAGATACTCGCCCGGCTCACCCTGGCCGTCGGCGGCGCGCACGGCACCGACCCCGCCGCCGTCGACGCCATGGTGATCGAACAGACCCTCGCCAGGTCCGTGCGGGAACCGCACTCACCCGTGTACGGCCGCGACCCCGCCGAACCGACCGCGCTGCTCACCGGCGAGAACGGCCCCGAGCGGCGCCTCGACCTGATGCTGCGCCTCGGCCCCTACGGCGACGGCTTCGGCGCCCGGCCCGACGGGCTGACCCTGGAGCGGCTCCTCGCCCACCCGCACGGCATCGACCTCGGCCCGCTGCGCCCCCGCCTGCCGCAGCCCCTGAAGACCCGCAGCGGCAAGGTGGAGCTGCTCCCGGCACCGATCGCCGCCGACCTGCCGCGCCTCGCCCGGGCCCGGGACGAGCGCCCCGCCGGGCTCGTCCTCGTCGGCCGCCGCCACCTGCGCTCCAACAACAGCTGGATGCACAACGTCCCCGCCCTCACCGGCGGCTCCAACCGCTGCACCCTGCACGTGCATCCCGAGGACGCCGCACGGCTGGGTCTGCGCGGTGCGCAACCCGTGCGCGTGAAGGGCCCCGGCGGAGCGGTGACCGTCCCCGCCGAGGTCACCGACGCCGTCCGGCCCGGCGTCGTCAGCCTCCCGCACGGCTGGGGCCACGACCGGCCCGGCACCCGCCAGACGCACGCCGCCACCGACCCCGGCGTCAACGTCAACCAGCTCCTCGACGGCAGCGCGCTCGACCCGCTCTCGGGCAACGCCGTACTCAACGGCGTACCCGTAACGCTCACGGCACTGACCGGGGCAGAGCTGTGA
- a CDS encoding CitMHS family transporter gives MLTILGFAMIATFLVLIMMKKMSPIAALVLIPALFCVLVGKGAHLGDYVIDGVSSLAPTAAMLMFAIVYFGVMIDVGLFDPIVRAILKFCKADPMRIVVGTALLAAIVSLDGDGSTTFMITVSAMYPLYKRLKMSLVVMTGVAAMANGVMNTLPWGGPTARAATALKVDATDIFVPMIPALAVGLVAVVVLAYVLGLRERRRLGTLSLDEALEREPETETVLVGAGAGAGAGTGAAGVSGAGAGAGAGAGRGAAAGSGAAGDRDTGADGESDDDFKGLDPNRPTLRPKLYWFNALLTVALLTAMIMELLPIPVLFLIGAALALTVNFPHIPDQKARIAAHADNVLNVSGMVFAAAVFTGVLTGTGMVDHMANWLVDTIPDGMGPQMGLVTGLLSLPLTYFMSNDGFYFGVLPVLAEAGQAHGVSTLEIARASIVGQPLHMSSPLVPAVYVLVGMAKVEFGDHTRFVVKWAVLTSLVILAAGILFGII, from the coding sequence ATGCTGACCATCCTCGGCTTCGCCATGATCGCGACCTTCCTGGTCCTGATCATGATGAAGAAGATGTCGCCGATCGCGGCGCTCGTGCTGATTCCCGCGCTGTTCTGCGTGCTCGTCGGCAAGGGCGCCCATCTCGGCGACTACGTCATCGACGGCGTGTCCAGCCTCGCCCCCACCGCGGCGATGCTCATGTTCGCGATCGTCTACTTCGGTGTGATGATCGACGTCGGGCTCTTCGACCCGATCGTCCGGGCCATCCTGAAGTTCTGCAAGGCCGACCCGATGCGCATCGTCGTCGGCACGGCGCTGCTCGCCGCGATCGTCTCGCTGGACGGCGACGGCTCCACCACCTTCATGATCACGGTCTCGGCGATGTACCCGCTGTACAAGCGGCTGAAGATGAGCCTGGTCGTGATGACCGGCGTCGCCGCGATGGCCAACGGCGTGATGAACACGCTGCCCTGGGGCGGCCCCACCGCCCGCGCCGCCACCGCGCTGAAGGTCGACGCCACCGACATCTTCGTCCCGATGATCCCGGCCCTGGCCGTGGGCCTGGTCGCAGTCGTCGTCCTGGCGTACGTGCTCGGTCTGCGCGAGCGCAGGCGGCTGGGCACGCTGTCGCTGGACGAGGCACTGGAGCGGGAGCCGGAGACCGAGACGGTGCTGGTCGGTGCGGGCGCGGGAGCAGGTGCAGGTACGGGGGCGGCCGGGGTTTCTGGTGCTGGTGCTGGTGCTGGTGCTGGTGCGGGTCGCGGTGCGGCGGCCGGCTCGGGTGCGGCGGGCGACCGGGACACCGGGGCCGACGGCGAGTCCGACGACGACTTCAAGGGCCTCGACCCGAACCGGCCCACCCTGCGGCCCAAGCTGTACTGGTTCAACGCGCTGCTCACGGTCGCGCTGCTCACCGCCATGATCATGGAGCTGCTGCCGATCCCGGTGCTCTTCCTGATCGGCGCCGCGCTCGCCCTCACCGTCAACTTCCCGCACATCCCGGACCAGAAGGCCCGCATCGCGGCCCACGCCGACAACGTCCTCAACGTCTCCGGCATGGTCTTCGCCGCCGCCGTCTTCACCGGCGTCCTCACCGGCACCGGCATGGTCGACCACATGGCCAACTGGCTCGTGGACACCATCCCCGACGGCATGGGCCCGCAGATGGGCCTGGTGACCGGCCTGCTGAGCCTGCCGCTGACGTACTTCATGTCGAACGACGGCTTCTACTTCGGCGTCCTGCCGGTGCTCGCCGAGGCCGGCCAGGCGCACGGCGTGTCGACGCTGGAGATCGCCCGCGCCTCGATCGTCGGCCAGCCGCTGCACATGTCCAGCCCGCTGGTGCCGGCCGTGTACGTCCTGGTCGGCATGGCCAAGGTCGAGTTCGGCGACCACACGCGGTTCGTGGTGAAGTGGGCCGTCCTGACGAGCCTGGTGATCCTCGCGGCGGGCATCCTGTTCGGCATCATCTGA
- a CDS encoding MFS transporter, translating into MVPGGNRGWLLRLVIAFGFAQAAVSMARPAVSYRALALGADERAVGVIAGVYALLPLFAAVPLGRRTDHGRCAPLLPAGVVLIAGGCALSGDAGSLWTMALWSGVMGLGHLCFVIGAQSLVARQSAPHEQDRNFGHFTIGASLGQLIGPIAAGALIGGPDMAGSSALALVVAGAGAAVAFTSLWRIEHPGTAKSRARQGARVPVAGILRARGVPAGILISLSVLSATDVLTAYLPVVGEHRGISPAVIGVLLSLRAAATIACRLVLTPLLRLLGRTVLLTVTCLLAALLCAGVALPVPVWALALMLVALGFCLGVGQPLSMTTVVQAAPDEARSTALALRLTGNRLGQVAAPAAAGLIAGVAGVAAPFVMLGALLLLSSGVALRSPSTGATGATDAAGATDAAGATGATGATGAAGRAAGPRSPEIGQDVPDRAGDSRPCRESKG; encoded by the coding sequence ATGGTGCCCGGTGGGAACCGCGGCTGGCTGCTCCGCCTCGTCATCGCCTTCGGCTTCGCACAGGCCGCGGTGTCGATGGCCCGGCCCGCCGTCTCCTACCGGGCCCTCGCGCTGGGCGCGGACGAACGGGCCGTCGGTGTCATCGCCGGGGTGTACGCGCTGCTGCCGCTGTTCGCCGCCGTTCCGCTGGGCCGCCGCACCGACCACGGGCGCTGTGCACCGCTGCTGCCCGCCGGGGTGGTGCTCATCGCCGGGGGCTGCGCGCTGAGCGGCGACGCCGGGTCCCTGTGGACGATGGCCCTGTGGAGCGGCGTCATGGGCCTCGGGCACCTCTGCTTCGTCATCGGCGCCCAGTCACTGGTCGCCCGCCAGTCCGCGCCGCACGAACAGGACCGCAACTTCGGCCACTTCACCATCGGCGCCTCGCTCGGCCAGCTGATCGGCCCCATCGCCGCGGGCGCGCTCATCGGAGGCCCCGACATGGCCGGCAGCAGCGCGCTCGCCCTGGTGGTGGCGGGCGCGGGCGCGGCGGTCGCCTTCACGTCCCTGTGGCGCATAGAGCACCCCGGAACCGCCAAGTCCCGTGCGCGGCAGGGTGCGCGCGTCCCCGTGGCGGGCATCCTGCGCGCCCGGGGCGTGCCCGCGGGCATCCTGATCAGCCTCTCCGTGCTCTCCGCCACCGACGTCCTCACCGCCTACCTGCCGGTGGTCGGCGAGCACCGGGGAATCTCCCCGGCCGTCATCGGCGTACTGCTCAGCCTGCGGGCCGCCGCGACGATCGCCTGCCGGCTGGTGCTGACGCCCCTGCTGCGGCTGCTCGGCCGCACGGTGCTGCTCACGGTCACCTGTCTGCTGGCCGCCCTGCTGTGCGCCGGGGTCGCGCTGCCGGTGCCGGTGTGGGCGCTCGCCCTGATGCTGGTCGCCCTCGGCTTCTGCCTGGGCGTCGGCCAGCCGCTCTCCATGACCACGGTCGTACAGGCGGCCCCCGACGAGGCGCGCTCCACGGCGCTCGCCCTGCGCCTGACCGGCAACCGCCTCGGCCAGGTCGCCGCCCCCGCCGCCGCGGGCCTGATCGCGGGCGTCGCGGGTGTGGCCGCGCCCTTCGTGATGCTGGGCGCGCTCCTCCTGCTCTCCTCGGGCGTCGCCCTGCGTTCGCCGTCGACCGGCGCGACCGGCGCGACCGATGCGGCGGGCGCGACCGATGCGGCCGGTGCAACAGGCGCGACCGGTGCGACAGGTGCGGCGGGCCGGGCCGCCGGGCCCCGGAGTCCGGAGATCGGGCAGGATGTCCCGGACCGGGCGGGCGACAGCCGGCCGTGCCGGGAGTCGAAGGGATGA
- a CDS encoding ABC transporter ATP-binding protein, translating to MTRAISLHDVSKTYARGVRVVDRLSLDIAPGEFLVLLGPSGCGKSTVLRMIAGLEEITEGELTLDGAYANDLLPAERRMAMVFQNFALYPNMTTRGNIGFPLRVEDPQTDHTPRVDATARMLGIEDLLDRLPAQLSGGERQRVAMGRAISRHPTAFLMDEPLSNLDAKLRNHLRAEITRLTRELGVTTIYVTHDQSEAMSLGDRVAVLRGGVLQQVDTPRAVYALPRNVFVAAFIGTPRINLLRGLVRAPLDGAMTISLGKQFLRLPEPLSLDHQLLRVQQGREVIVGLRSEAVRIAKPSSARPGEVLLTGLVEHVEFQGHEMLVHFNTGSQPAVVPDLEAPRPAARPVRRRRRDGTVLERLRERAGALRAGPVVVMDEPPEPGPAVAAPDGRLPGDLIVRTTPDIDLRHGMQVPLLVDLAHLFVFDQHGDRICPAPARLPDLEE from the coding sequence ATGACACGCGCCATCTCCCTGCACGACGTGAGCAAGACCTACGCGCGAGGCGTCCGCGTGGTGGACCGGCTGTCGCTGGACATCGCGCCGGGTGAGTTCCTCGTCCTGCTCGGCCCCTCCGGCTGCGGCAAGTCGACCGTGCTGCGCATGATCGCCGGGCTGGAGGAGATCACCGAGGGGGAGCTGACGCTGGACGGCGCGTACGCCAACGACCTGCTCCCCGCGGAGCGGCGGATGGCGATGGTCTTCCAGAACTTCGCCCTGTACCCCAACATGACCACCCGCGGGAACATCGGCTTCCCGCTGCGCGTCGAGGACCCGCAGACCGACCACACCCCCCGCGTGGACGCCACCGCCCGCATGCTGGGCATCGAGGACCTCCTCGACCGCCTCCCCGCCCAGCTCTCCGGCGGCGAACGCCAGCGGGTCGCCATGGGCCGGGCCATCTCCCGCCACCCCACCGCCTTCCTGATGGACGAGCCGCTGTCCAACCTCGACGCCAAGCTCCGCAACCACCTGCGCGCCGAGATCACCCGGCTGACCCGGGAGCTGGGCGTCACCACGATCTACGTCACCCACGACCAGTCCGAGGCCATGTCGCTGGGCGACCGCGTCGCCGTCCTGCGCGGCGGCGTCCTCCAGCAGGTGGACACCCCGCGCGCCGTCTACGCCCTGCCCCGCAACGTCTTCGTCGCCGCCTTCATCGGCACCCCCCGCATCAACCTGCTGCGGGGCCTGGTGCGCGCCCCGCTGGACGGGGCGATGACCATCAGCCTGGGCAAGCAGTTCCTGCGCCTGCCCGAACCGCTCTCCCTGGACCACCAGCTGCTCCGCGTCCAGCAGGGCCGTGAGGTCATCGTGGGCCTGCGCTCGGAGGCCGTCCGGATCGCGAAGCCCTCGTCCGCCCGCCCCGGCGAGGTGCTGCTCACCGGGCTCGTGGAGCACGTCGAGTTCCAGGGCCACGAAATGCTCGTGCACTTCAACACCGGCTCCCAGCCGGCCGTCGTGCCCGACCTGGAGGCCCCGCGCCCCGCCGCCCGCCCGGTCAGGCGCCGCCGCCGCGATGGCACGGTCCTGGAGCGGCTGAGGGAACGCGCGGGCGCCCTGCGTGCCGGACCCGTGGTCGTCATGGACGAACCGCCGGAGCCCGGACCGGCGGTCGCCGCCCCGGACGGCCGCCTCCCCGGCGACCTGATCGTCCGCACCACCCCCGACATCGACCTCCGCCACGGCATGCAGGTCCCCCTCCTCGTCGACCTCGCCCACCTGTTCGTCTTCGACCAGCACGGCGACCGGATCTGCCCCGCCCCGGCGCGGCTGCCGGACCTGGAGGAGTGA
- a CDS encoding aldehyde dehydrogenase family protein, producing the protein MKAHDGMYIDGAWRPADGRDTIDVVNPVDEQVIGKVPAGSALDVDTAVRAARAALPGWAATPPAERAARLAALRDVLVARKDEIAETVTAELGSPLKFSQAVHAGAPIAVAGSYAELAATHAFEEKVGNSVVHHEPVGVVGAITPWNYPLHQIVAKAAPALAAGCTMVLKPAEDTPLVAQLFAEAVHEAGLPAGVFNLVTGLGPVAGQALAEHPGVDLVSFTGSTAVGRRIGATAGAAVKRVALELGGKSANVILPSADLAKAVNVGVANVMSNSGQTCSAWTRMLVHRDRYEEAVSLAAEAAAKYGDRIGPVVNAKQQARVRGYIEKGVAEGARLVAGGPEAPREQGYFVSPTVFADVTEEMTIAQEEIFGPVLSILRYQDEDDALRIANGTVYGLAGAVWAGDEADAVAFARRMDTGQVDINGGRFNPLAPFGGYKQSGVGRELGAHGLTEYLQTKSLQF; encoded by the coding sequence ATGAAGGCACACGACGGCATGTACATCGACGGAGCCTGGCGCCCCGCCGACGGCCGGGACACGATCGACGTCGTGAACCCGGTCGACGAGCAGGTGATCGGCAAGGTCCCCGCGGGCAGTGCCCTGGACGTCGACACCGCCGTACGGGCCGCCCGCGCCGCCCTGCCGGGCTGGGCCGCCACCCCGCCCGCCGAGCGGGCCGCACGCCTGGCCGCGCTGCGGGACGTCCTGGTGGCCCGCAAGGACGAGATCGCCGAGACGGTCACCGCCGAGCTGGGCTCCCCGCTGAAGTTCTCCCAGGCCGTGCACGCGGGCGCCCCGATCGCGGTCGCCGGTTCCTACGCCGAACTGGCGGCGACCCACGCCTTCGAGGAGAAGGTCGGCAACTCCGTGGTCCACCACGAGCCGGTCGGCGTGGTCGGCGCCATCACCCCCTGGAACTACCCGCTCCACCAGATCGTCGCCAAGGCCGCCCCGGCGCTCGCGGCCGGCTGCACGATGGTGCTCAAGCCCGCCGAGGACACCCCGCTCGTCGCGCAGCTCTTCGCCGAGGCGGTGCACGAGGCCGGGCTCCCCGCGGGCGTCTTCAACCTGGTCACGGGGCTCGGCCCGGTCGCCGGACAGGCCCTCGCCGAGCACCCGGGCGTCGACCTGGTCTCCTTCACCGGCTCCACCGCCGTCGGCCGCCGCATCGGCGCCACCGCGGGCGCCGCCGTCAAGCGGGTCGCCCTCGAACTCGGCGGCAAGTCCGCGAACGTCATCCTCCCGAGCGCCGACCTCGCCAAGGCGGTCAACGTCGGCGTCGCCAACGTCATGTCCAACTCCGGTCAGACGTGCAGCGCCTGGACCCGCATGCTGGTCCACCGCGACCGGTACGAGGAGGCCGTGTCGCTCGCCGCCGAGGCCGCCGCGAAGTACGGCGACCGGATCGGCCCCGTGGTCAACGCCAAGCAGCAGGCGAGGGTGCGCGGTTACATCGAGAAGGGCGTCGCCGAGGGCGCGCGCCTGGTCGCGGGCGGTCCCGAAGCCCCGCGCGAGCAGGGGTACTTCGTCAGCCCGACGGTCTTCGCGGACGTCACCGAGGAGATGACGATCGCCCAGGAGGAGATCTTCGGCCCCGTCCTGTCCATCCTCCGCTACCAGGACGAGGACGACGCTCTCCGGATCGCCAACGGCACGGTCTACGGCCTCGCCGGTGCCGTCTGGGCCGGGGACGAGGCCGACGCGGTCGCCTTCGCCCGCCGGATGGACACCGGGCAGGTCGACATCAACGGCGGCCGGTTCAACCCGCTGGCGCCCTTCGGCGGCTACAAGCAGTCGGGCGTGGGTCGCGAACTGGGCGCCCACGGCCTCACCGAGTACCTCCAGACCAAGTCCCTCCAGTTCTAG